CGCGCGCTCCTACCAGGAGCTCAAGCTCGGCCTGCGCGCGCCGGTGCTCGCCGCGCTGGCGGACCTGCGCTCGCGCTTCGACGTCGTCGTCTGCGAGGGCGCCGGCTCGCCCGCGGAGATCAACCTGCGCGCCGGGGACCTGGCCAACATGGGCCTGGCGCGGGCCGCCGACCTCCCGGTCCTGCTCGTCGGCGACATCGACCGCGGCGGGGTCTTCGCCTCGCTCTACGGGACGTTGGCGCTCCTCGAGCCCGCCGACCAGGCGCTGGTCTCCGGCTTCCTCATCAACAAGTTCCGCGGGGACGCCTCGATCCTCGCGCCGGGCCTGGACCAGATCCGCGCGCTCACCGGCCGTGAGACGCTCGGGGTCCTGCCCTTCCGCGAGGGCCTGTGGCTCGACGTCGAGGACTCGCTGGCGCTCGACGCGCCCCGGCCCGAGGCCAAGCCCGCCGCGGGGACCGACACGCTCGAGGTCGCCGTCGTGCGCCTGCGCTGGATGAGCAACTTCACCGACGTCGACGCGCTCGCGAGCGAGCCGGGCGTCCGCGTGCGCTTCACGCGCTCGGCCTCCGACGTCGCGCGCGCCGACCTCGTCGTCCTACCGGGCACGAAGGCGACGGTCGAGGACCTCGAGCGGCTGCGGGCCGACGGCCTGGACGCCGCCCTCGCCCGGCGCGTGGCGGCCGGCGACCCGGTGCTCGGCGTCTGCGGCGGCTTCCAGATGCTCGGCGAGCAGATCGACGACGAGGTCGAGTCGCGCGCCGGCGTCGTCGCCGGGCTCGGGCTCCTGCCGGTCCGCACGACCTTCGCGGCCGACAAGCTCCTGCGCCACGTCGCCGGCACGGCCTTCGGCGCGCCCGCCACGGGCTACGAGATCCGCCACGGGCGCCCGGAGCGCCACGGGGCCGATCCGCTCATCGACGACGGCTCGTCCGCGGGCGAGGGCTGCGCCGCGGGCGTCGTCCTCGGGACCTCATGGCACGGCCTGCTCGAGGGCGACGCGGTCCGCCGTGCCATCCTGCAGTGGGTCGCCGCCCACCGGGGGCGCGACTGGGCGCCCGGCGACGAGCCGTTCGCCGCGGTGCGCGAGCGCCACCTCGACGTCCTCGGGGACCTCGTGGAGGAGCACTGCGACACCGACGCGCTGCTCGCGCTCCTGCGCGACGGCGCCCCGTCCGACCTCCCCGTCCTGGCGCCCGGAGGTGCCGCTTGCTCGCCTTCCTGACGACCGCCGACACCGAGGTCCTCGCCGCCGCCCACGCCGTGGCCGAGCTGCCCGACGACTTCCCGCGCGTGCGGTGCGCGAACCCGTACGGCGTCGAGGACGTCGAGCCGTTCCTCGACGACGTCCTCCAGGACGCCCGCGTCGTCGTCGTCCGCCTGCTCGGCGGCCGCCGCGCGTGGCCGGAGGGCGTCGCGGCGCTGCGCGCGCGAGCCCAGCGCGACGGCCTGGCCCTCGTCCTGCTCGCGGGCGAGGCGGAGCCCGACGCCGAGCTCGCGGAGCTCTCGACGGTGCCGGCCGGCGCGGTCGCCCAGGCCTTCGCCTACCTGCGCCACGGGGGCGTGGAGAACACCGCCCAGCTCCTGCGCTTCCTCGCGGATTCGTTCCTGCTGCGCGGCGACGGCTTCGAAGAGCCGCGCGAGCTGCCGGACCTCGGGGTCTACGTCCCCGGCCGCGGCGACGTGGCGCTGGACGACGCGGTGGCGGCCTTCGACCCGGCCAAGCCGACCGTCGGCATCGTCTTCTACCGCTCGCACCGCGTGACCGGGAACACGGCGTTCGTCGACGCGCTGGCCCGCGAGGTCGAGGCGGCGGGCGCCAACGCGCTGTGCGCCTGGTCCTACTCGCTGCGCCCCGACGCCGAGGGCCGCGTGCCGGTGCTCGAGCAGCTGCGCGGGCGGGTCGACGCGCTGGTGACGACGGTGCTCGCGTCCGGCGGCGCCCACGCCGGCGACGCCGAGGACTGGCAGGCGGAGGCACTGGAGGCGCTCGACGTCCCGGTGCTCCAGGCGCTGTGCGCGACGACGAGCCGCGCCCGCTGGGAGGAGAGCGACATGGGCCTGACGCCGCTGGACGCGGCGATGCAGGTCGCGATCCCCGAGTTCGACGGGCGGATCATCGGCGTCCCGGTGTCGTTCAAGGAGCCGCTGGAGGAGGGCGGCGCCTCGCCGGTCGGCACGCCGGTCCTGCACTACCGCCCGGACCTCGAGCGCTGCGGCCGGATGGCGCGCCTGGCGGTCCGCCACGCGCGGCTGGGCAAGACGGCGCCGGGCGAGGCGAAGGTCGCGATCGTCCTGTCGTCGTTCCCGACGAAGCACGCGCGGATCGGCAACGCCGTGGGGCTGGACACGCCGGCCTCGGCGCTCGCCCTGCTCGACGCGCTGCGCGACGCCGGCTACGTCGTGGAGCACGACTTCGCCGATGGCGACGCGCTGATCCACGCGCTCATCGCCGCGGGCGGCCACGACCAGGAGTTCCTCACCGACGAGCAGCTGCAGACGTCGACCGCGCGCCTGCCCGCCGCCGACTACGCGCGGTGGTTCCAGACGCTGCCCGAGGAGCTGCGCACCTCGATCACCGAGACGTGGGGGCCGCCGCCGGGCGAGTGGTACCTCGACGACGGCGACTTCGTCGTCGCCGGCCTGCGGCTGGGCAACGTCTTCGTCGCCATCCAGCCGCCGCGCGGCTTCGGCGAGGACCCCGTCGCGATCTACCACGACCCGGACCTCGCGCCCGCCCACCACTACCTCGCGGCCTACCGCTGGCTCGACGAGGTCTTCGGTGCCGACGCGATCGTCCACCTCGGCAAGCACGGCACGCTCGAGTGGCTGCCGGGCAAGGGCCTCGGGCTAAGCAACGCATCGGCGCCCGACGCGTGCCTGGGCGACACGCCGCTCTTCTACCCCTTCGTCGTCAACGACCCCGGCGAGGGCGTGCAGGCCAAGCGCCGCGCCCACGCCGTCGTCGTCGACCACCTCGTGCCGCCGATGATGCGCGCCGAGACCTACGACGAGCTGGCCCAGATGGAGCAGCTGCTCGACGACTTCGGTCGCGCCGAGGCGCTGGACCCGGCGAAGCTGCCGACGCTCGCGACGCGGATCTGGACGTTGCTGCACGAGGCCGAGCTGCACCGCGACCTCGGCATCGAGGCCGCCGAGCAGCCCGAGCTCGAGGAGTTCGGCGAGCTCATCGAGCACCTCGACGGCTACCTCTGCGAGATCGCCGACATCCAGGTCCGCGACGGCCTGCACGTCCTGGGTCGCGTGCCCGAGGGCGAGCAGTTCCGCGGGCTGCTGGCGGCGATCCTGCGCCTGGGTGCCCCGGGCTCGGTGCCGGGTCTGCGCCGCGCGATCGGCGGGGCCTTCGGGCTCGACGAGCCGGCGCTGCTGGCCGATGCCGCCGCCACGCCCGCCGACCTGCCGCCGGCGCTCTTCGCGCGCTTCCCCGGCCCGGACCGCACGAACGCCGACCTCGTCGACCGCCTCGAGGACGCGCAGCGCGCGCTGCTGCTGGCGCTCGAGGCGACGGGTTGGGACGCGGACGCCGCGACGCGGCTCTGCGCCGACGTGCTCGGCCACGAGGACGAGGGCGTCGTCGCGGCGCTGCGCTTCGGCGCCGCCGACGTCGTGCCGCGGCTGCGGGGCACGTCGGGCGAGCTGGACGCGCTGGTCGGCGGCCTGCGCGGCCGCCACGTGCCGGCCGGGCCGTCGGGCTCGCCCACGCGCGGGCGCATCGACGTGCTGCCGACGGGGCGCAACTTCTACGGGGTCGACCCGAAGGCGCTGCCGAGCGACCTCGCCTACGACACCGGGACGCGGCTGGCCGACGCGCTGCTCGCGCGGGAGGTCGCCGACCGCGGCGAGCACCCCGAGACGGTGGGCATCGTCGTCTGGGGCACCGCCGCCATGCGCACGGCCGGCGACGACGCGGGGGAGATCCTCGCGCTGCTGGGCGTCCGGCCGACGTGGCACCAGGAGACGCGGCGGATCACCGGCCTCGAGCCGATCGCGCTCGAGGAGCTCGGCCGCCCGCGCATCGACGTGACGGTGCGCATCTCGGGCTTCTTCCGCGACGCGTTCCCGGGCCTCGTGCACCTGCTCGACGACGCGGTCACGCTCGTGGCCGGCCTCGACGAGCCGGTTGAGCAGAACTTCGTGCGCAAGCACGCGCTCGAGGACCGCGAGCGGCTCCTGGCCGAGCTGGGCTCCGAGGAGGCCGCGTGGCGGCGCGCGACGACGCGCGTCTTCGGCACGCCGCCCGGCTCGTACGGCGCGGGGCTGCTGCAGCTCATCGACGTGCGCAACTGGCGCGACGACGGCGACCTCGCCGCGGTCTACGAGGCCTGGGGCGGCCACGCCTACGGCCGCGGTCTGGACGGCGTCGAGGCGCGCTCGGCGATGCGCGAGCAGTTCGCCCGCATCGACGTGGCGGTCAAGAACGTCGACACGCGCGAGCACGACCTCCTGGACTCCGGCGACTACTTCGCCGAGCACGGCGGGATGGTGGCCTACGTCCGCCACCTCTCCGGCGAGCAGCCGCGGGCGATGATCGGCGACAGCGCCGACCCCGAGCGGGTCCACGCCCGCACGCTGGCCGAGGAGTCGCGGCGCGTGTTCCGCGCCCGCGTCGCCAACCCGCGGTGGATCGCGTCGATGATCCGCCACGGCTACAAGGGCGCCTTCGAGCTGGCGGCGACCGTCGACTACCTCTTCGGCTACGACGCCACGACCGGCGTCGTGGAGGACTGGATGTACGAGGCGCTGAGCGAGAAGTACGTGCTCGACCCCGACGTCCAGGAGTTCATGAAGCGCTCGAACCCGTGGGCGCTGCGGGCGATCACCGAGCGGCTGCTCGAGGCGGCCGACCGCGGCCTGTGGGAGCAGCCCGGCGACGGCACGATCGACGCGCTGAAGGAGACGTTCCTGTCCGTCGAGGACGACCTCGAGGAGGCCGCCACGCCGTGAGCCGGGCAGTCGGGTTCCCGTGGAGCGCCGTGGTGGGGCAGGACGCCCTGCGCGAGGCGCTGCTGGCCTGTGCGGTCGATCCCCGGATCGGCGGCGTGCTGGTGCGCGGCGAGCGCGGGACGGCGAAGTCGACCGCGGTGCGCGCGCTGGCGCCGCTGCTGCCGGACGTCGCGGTCTTCGAGGACTGCGCGTACGCGGTCGAGCCCCGCGTCGAGTCCTGCCCGGACGGCCCGCACGACGGCTCGCGGGTGGTGGAGCGGCCGGCGCGGCTGGTCGAGCTGCCGCTGGGCGCGACGGCCGACCGCGTCGTCGGGACGCTCGACCTCGACCGGGCGCTGGCCGAGGGCGCCGCGGCGTTCGCGCCGGGGCTGCTGGCCCAGGCCCACCGGGGGATCCTCTACGTCGACGAGGTCAACCTCCTCGCCGACCACCTCGTGGACGTGCTGCTCGACAGCGCGGCGCTCGGCCACGTGCACGTGGAGCGCGACGCGGTCTCCGTCGACCATCCGGCGCGGTTCCTGCTCGTCGGGACGATGAACCCCGAGGAGGGCGACCTGCGCCCGCAGCTGCTCGACCGCTTCGGGCTCTCGGTCGAGGTGCGCGGGTCGACCGAGCAGGACGAGCGGATGGAGGTCGTGCGGCGGCGGCTGGCGTTCGACGCGGACCCGGCGGGGTTCGCGGCCTCGTTCGCGGCCGACGACGCCGCGGTCGCTGCGCGCGTCGCTGACGCTCGCGATCGGCTGTCGTCCGTCCGGCTCGGGGATCGCGCCCTGGCGCTCATCACGAGCGTCTGCGCGTCGCTGGGGGTCGACGGGCTGCGGGCGGACATCGTGTGCGCCCGGACCGCGGTGGCGCTGGCGGCGCTGGACGGGGTCGACGAGGTCGCTGAGGAGCACGTGCGGCGGGCGGCGATGCTCGCGCTGGCACACCGGCGGCGGAGGGGGCCGCTGGAGCAGCCGGGGCTGTCGTCCGAGGAGCTCGACGACGCGATCGCGAACGCTGCTGGCGGGCCCGACGACGAGCCCGAGCCGCCTGGCTCTCCGAGTGGCGGGGGCGCGGGCTCGGGCGAACCGCGCGGTGAGGGAGGGTCGTCGTCTGAGCCGGCGCCGTCTGGCGTGGGCGGGGGTGGTCCTGCCGGCGAGGCGGGTGAGGGTCCAGGCCGGGCCGACGCTGACCCTGTCATCTCCGGCGTGGGAGACCGGAGTCAGCAGGGTCGCGGTGGTTCGGGGGCGAAGGAGCGGCGGGAGCGGGCTGCCGCGCCCGGCGTGGCGCCGCTGCTGGCGCTCGAGGGCCGGGGCGCGGGTGCGCCGGGCCGGCGCAGCGCGGCGGGTGGCGAGGGGACGCAGCCGGTGGACTCACGGCCGCCGCTGGGCGCCGGGGTCCGGGACCTCGCGGTCGCCGCGACGCTGCGGGCCGCGGCGCAGCGGCGGGCGACGTCCGGCGGGCCGGCGCTCGCGGCGAGCGACCTGCGCGAGCACGTGCGGGCGGGGCGGGAGGGCAACCTCGTGGTCTTCTGCGTCGACGCGTCGGGCTCGATGGGCGCGCGGCGGCGGATGGCGGCCGTCAAGGGCGCGGTGCTCGGCCTGTTGCTCGACGCCTACCAGCGCCGCGACCGCGTGGCGCTCGTCACCTTCCGCGGGACCGGCGCCGAGCTGGTCCTGCCGCCGACGTCGTCGGTCGAGCGCGCCGCCGCGCTCCTGGACGACGTCGCCACCGGCGGGCGCACCCCGCTGGCCGCCGGCCTCGACCGCGCCGGCGCGCTGGTGGCCGCCGAGCAGCGCAAGGACCCGCGCCGGCGCGCGCTCGTGCTGGTCGTCACCGACGGCCGCGCGAGCGGCGGTCCCGAGGGCCGCGCCGCCGCCGAGCGCTCGGCGGCGGCGCTCGCGCGCAGCGCCGGCGGCGTCGTCGTGTTCGACGCCGAGGAGGGCGCGGTCCGGCTGGGGCTGGCCCGCCGGCTGGCCGACGCGGCGGGTGCCCGCCTGCTGCCGCTCAGCGCGCTGCACCCCGCTTCCAGCACCATCCCGTCCACGGCCGCACGGAGCGCCGCATGAGCACCGAGATCGACGTCCCTCACACCCCCGACGACCAGGGCTCGGCCGAGCCCAAGCGCCGCAAGCCGCGCGACAAGCCGCTGCTGATCGTCATCACCGGCCACGGCAAGGGCAAGAGCACCTCCGCCTTCGGGATGCTCCTGCGCTCGTGGGCCCGCGGCTACCGGTGCGGCGTCTTCCAGTTCGTGAAGTCCGGCAAGTGGAAGGTCGGCGAGGCCAAGGCGGCCGAGGCGCTGGGCGGCATCGACTGGGAGAAGATGGGCGACGGCTGGACCTGGATCTCCCGCGACCTCGAGGAGTCCGCCGACAAGGCGCGCGCGGGCTGGGACGAGGTCAAGCGCCGCATCGCCGACGAGCGCTACGAGTTCCTCCTGCTCGACGAGCTGACCTACGCGATCAAGTACGGGTGGATCGAGGAGCAGGAGATCGTCGACACGCTGATGAACCGGCCCGGCTTCCAGCACGTCGTCGTGACCGGCCGCGACGCCCCGCAGGGGCTCATCGACGCCGCCGACCTCGTCTCCGAGGTCACCAAGGTCAAGCACCCGATGGACCAGGGGATCCGCGCCCAGCAGGGCATCGAGTGGTAGCGGTCCTCGTCATCCCCGACGGCGGCGCCGAGCCCCGTCACGGCCGTGAGCCGACGTCGCTCGAGCGGGCGCGCACGCCCGTGCTCGACGCGCTGCGCGCCGCGGGGACCGTCCGGCGCGTGGCGACGACGCCCGCCGGCCTGCCCGCGGGCAGCGAGACCGGCATCCCGACGCTCCTGGGCGCGCCGCCGCGCGCGCCGGTGTCCCGCGGGCTGCTCGAGGCCGCCTCCGCCGGGATCGACGTCCCGGCCGGCGCGCGGGCGTGGCGCGTGGACCTGCACCGCGAGGACGGCACGCGCGCGACGGCCGGCGAGGCGCGGCGCGCGCTGGAGGACCTCGGGCTCCACCACCTGCGCGGCCACCGCGGCCTCGCGGTGGGTGCGACCGCCCCGCGGCTGCCCGCGCCGTGGCGCGTCTGGGGCGACGGCGCCGCGCTGCCCCGGGTCCTCGACGCCCGCACCGTCGTCGTCTCCGGTCCGGGCGCCGCCGCGGGCGCCGCGCGGATGCTCGGTGCCCGGTCGGTCGTCCCCGCGGGCGCGACCGGCGAGGTCCACACGAACCTGCGGGCCAAGCTCGCCGCCGCCCTGGCCGCCGTCGACGGCGGCGCCGAGCGGGTGGTCGTCCACGTCGGGGCGCCCGACGAGGCCGCGCACGCGCTCGACGCCGACGCGAAGGTGGCGGCGCTCGAGGCCATCGACGCCGAGCTGCTCGGCGCGCTGTGGGACGCCGCCCGCGGGGCCGGCGGGACCCTCACCGTCTGCCCCGACCACGGCACCGACCCGCGCACCGGCGAGCACTGCGGCGCCGACGTCGAGGCGGTGGCGGCGTGATCCCGCGCCTCGTCATCGCCGGCACGTCGTCGGGCGCCGGCAAGACGACGGTCGCCTCCGGCCTGCTCGGCGCCCTGTGCGCCCGCGGCGTGCGTGCCACCGGCTTCAAGGTCGGCCCGGACTTCATCGACCCCGGCTACCACGCGCTGGCCTCCGGCCGGCCGGGGCGCAACCTCGACGCCTTCCTCTCCGGCCCCGAGCTCGTCGCGCCGCTCTTCCGCCACGGCTCCGCCGGCGCGGAGGTCGCGATCGTCGAGGGCGTCATGGGCCTCTACGACGGCGCCTCGGGTCGTGGCGAGCTCGCCTCGACCGCGCACGTCGCCAAGCTCCTCGACGCCCCGGTGGTCCTCGTCGTCGATGCCGCCGCGATGGCGCGCTCGGTCGCCGCGATCGTCCACGGCTACGCGACGTTCGACCCGGAGGTCCGCGTCGCGGGCGTCATCCTCAACCGCGTCGGCTCGGAGTTCCACACCGCGATCCTCGAAGAGGCCCTCGCGCCGCTCGGCATCCCGGTCCTGGGCTCGCTCACCCGCAACGCCGACGTCGAGGCCCCCGAGCGCCACCTCGGCCTGGTCCCCGTCGACGAGCGCGTCGCGAAGGCCAAGGGCGCGCTCGCCAGCCTCGCCGCGCACGTCGCCGCCGGCTGCGACCTCGAGGGTCTGCTCGCGCTCGCCCGCACCGCGCCGGACACCCCGGGCGAGGCGTGGGCGCCGCCCGCGCGCGAGGCCGCCGACCCCCGCCGGCCGCGCATCGCCGTCGCGAAGGGCCGCGCGTTCTCCTTCCACTACGCCGAGAACCTCGAGGCGCTCGAGGCCGCCGGTGCGGAGCTCGTCGCCTTCGACCCGCTGCACGACGAGGCCCTGCCGGAGGGCACCGGGGCGCTGCTGCTCGCCGGCGGCTTCCCCGAGGTCTTCGGCGCAGAGCTCGGCGCCAACGCCGCGCTGCGTGCCGACGTGGGCGCGTTCGCGCGCAGCGGCGGTCCGGTGCTCGCCGAGTGCGGTGGCCTGCTCTACCTGGCCAAGGAGCTCGACGGCCACCCGATGTGCGACGTCGTCCCCGCCACCGCGCGGATGACCGGGCGCCTCCAGCTCGGCTACCGCGAGGCCACCGCGCCCAGCGACCACCCGGTCTTCCCCGCCGGCACGACGCTGCGCGGCCACGAGTTCCACTACTCGGCGACCGACCCCGTGGCGGGCGAGGCACCCGCGTGGAGGCTGCGCGCCCGCGGGACCGAGCGCGCCGAGGGCTTCGTCGTGGGCGGCGTGCACGCCAGCTACCTGCACACGCACTGGGCGGCGACGCCGGAGGTCGCCGGCCGGCTCGTCGCCGCGGCGGCCGCCCGGGAGGTCGCGGCGTGAGCGGCGTCCTGATCGGTGTCGGCGTGGGCCCCGGCGACCCCGAGCACCTGACCCTCAAGGCGCTGCACGCCCTGCAGGCCGCCGACCGCGTCTTCGTGCCGGAGACCGACAGCGGCGAGACGCCGGGCCGCGCCGAGCGCGTCGTCGCGCCCCACGTCGACCCGCAGCGCATCACCCGCCTGCTCTTCGCCATGCGCGACGACGACGCGCGCTCGGGCAACTGGGACCGCGCGGGCGCGGCGATCGCCGAGGTCGTCGCCGCCGGGGGCACGGCGGCGTTCGCCACGATCGGCGACCCCAACATCTACTCGACGTTCACCTACATGGCCCACACCGTCCGGGAGCTCGTGCCGGACGTCGAGGTGCGCACCGTGCCGGGCATCACGGCGATGCAGGACCTCGCATCGCGCTCGGGCACGGTCCTGGCCGAGGGCCGTGAGGCGCTGGCGCTGCTGCCCTACACGGCGGGCGACGACAAGCTTCGCGAGACGCTCGGCGTCGCCGACACCGTCGTGGTCTACAAGGGCGGGCGCCGGCTGCCGCAGGTCCTCGAGACCTTGCGCGACCACGACCGGCTCGACGAGGCGGTCTACGGCGAGCAGCTCGGCCTCGGCGACCAGGACGTGCGGGCCGCCGGCGAGCGCGACGGCTCGGGGCCGTACATGTCGACGGTGATCGTCCCGGCCAACCGCGACGGCGTGCGCGGGGGCAAGCTGTGACGGTCGCCCACCTCGCCGAGGCCGAGCCGGTCGAGACCGTCGTGCACCGCCTGGCGCCCGAGGTGAAGGTCGCCGCGACGGTCCTGCTCGTCGTCTGCGCGGCGCTCGTCCCGCACGGCGTCTTCTGGCCGTTCGCCGTCGACGCGGCGCTGCTCGGCGCCGTCGCGCTCCTCGCGCGCGTGGAGGCGATGTTCCTCCTGCGCCGCCTCGTCATCGAGGTGCCGTTCGTCCTGTTCGTCGTGGCCCTGCCGTTCTTCGCCGAGGACCGCCACGAGGGCCTGCTGGCCGCCGGCGGGATCCTCTGCAAGGCGACGCTCGCGGTGCTCGCCACCGGTGTGCTCGCCGCGACGACGACCGCGCCGGAGATCCTCGCGGGGCTCGACCGGCTGCGGGCGCCGCGCCAGCTCACGGCGATCGCGGCGTTCGCCATCCGCTACCTCCAGGTCGTGCTCGAGGAGCTGCGCCGGATGCAGCTCGCGCGCGTCGCGCGGGGCGACGACCCGCGCTTCCTCTGGCAGGCGCGGGCGATCGGCCAGACCGCCGGGACGCTCGCCGTCCGCTGCTTCGAGCGCGGCGAACGCGTGCACGGCGCGATGCTCGCCCGCGGCTTCGACGGGTCGCTGCCCGTGTCGTCGCTCTCGCCCCGCGCACCGCTGGCCGCGTGGGTCGCCGTCCTGCCGCTGCCGCTGGTCGCGGCGCTCGCCACCGTCCTCGCGCGAGGTGCGGCGTGACCGAGCAGCTCGTCGCCGCCCCGCCGGCGCTCGTCGTCGTCGGCCACGGCACGCGCGACGCCGACGGCGTGGAGGAGTTCTGGGCGCTGGCCCAGCACGTCCGCGACGCGGCGGGTGACCTGCCGGTCGAGTTCGGCTTCATCGAGCTCGCCGAGCCGCTGGTGGACGAGGCCATCGACAAGCTCGTCTCGGCGGGCGCGCCGCGGGACGTCGTCTCCGTCCCGCTCGTCCTGCTCGCCGCCGGCCACCTCAAGAACGACGGCCCCGCCACGCTGGCCAGGGCGCGTGCCCGCCACCCCGGCGTGCGCTTCACGATGGGCCGCGACCTCGGGATCGACCCGGTCGTGCTCGACGTCGCCGAGGAGCGCATCCGCGAGGCGATCGGCACCGACGACCCGTCCCAGGTGGGCGTCGTCCTCGTCGGCCGCGGCTCCAGCGACCCCGACGCGACCTCCGACCTCTTCAAGGTCGCCCGCCTGCTGCAGGACGGCCGCGGCCTGGGCTGGGTCGAGCCGGCGTTCGCGGGCGTCGCGCAGCCCGACGTCGCGGGCGCCTGCGAGCGACTGCGCCTGCTCGGCGCGCGGACGGTGGTCGTCGCACCGCTGCTGCTCTTCACCGGCGTCCTCGTGCCGCGCATCTACGAGCGCGCCGCCGAGTGGGGGCGCCGGCACCCGGAGGTCGAGGTCCGCGGCGCCGGGCACCTGGGACCCGACCGGCGGCTGGCCAAGCTCGTGCTCGAGCGCTACCGCGAGGCGCTGCAGGGCGACGTGCGGATGAACTGCGACCTGTGCGCGTACCGCGTGCGGCTGCCGGGCTACGAGGACAAGGTCGGCACGCCGATCTCCCTCACCCCGCACGGCGACGGGCCGGCGCGCGGCAAGCGCCGCGGGCGCCGCGCCACGCGCGCGCCGCAGCCGGCGCCCGCGATCGAGGTCGTCCCGCGCAAGGGCCTGCGGCCGGTCGCGGTGACGGTCGACGCCGGCGCGCCGCCCGCCCTCGACGTGCGCGACCTGCGCTACGCCTACCCCGACGGCTCGGAGGCGCTGAGCGGCGTCTCGCTGTCGGTGCAGCCCGGCGAGCGCGTCGCGGTGCTCGGGCCCAACGGCGCGGGCAAGACGACGCTCGTCCTGCGCCTGAACGGGACCATCGAGGACGGCGAGGGCGAGGTGGTCGTCGGCGGCGTGCGCCTGGAGAAGGCGACGCGCAAGGAGGTCCGCCGCCGCGTCGGGATCGTCTTCCAGGACTCCGACGACCAGCTGTTCATGCCGACCGTCGAGGCCGACGTCGCCTTCGGCCCGGCGAACCTCGGGCTGCGCGGCGACGCGCTGGCCGAGCGCGTCGACGAGGCGCTCGCGCAGGTCGGCCTCGACGACGACGTGCGCCGCAAGGCGCCGCACCAGCTGTCGGCCGGCCAGCGCCGGCGCGCCGCGGTGGCGGGCGTCCTGGCCATGCGCCCCGACGTCCTGGTGCTCGACGAGCCCTCGAGCGCGCTGGACCCGGCGGCGCGGCGCGAGCTCGCCGACGTCCTGCAGTCGCTGCGGCTGACGACGCTGCTCGTCACCCACGACCTGCCCTACGCGCTCGAGCTCTGCCCACGCGCCGTCGTGCTCGACCGCGGCCAGGTCGTCGCCGACGGGCCGACGCGCGAGGTGCTCGCCGACGAGGGCTTCATGCGCGCGCACCGCCTCGAGCTGCCGGCCGGCTTCAACCCCCTGAGCGCGTGAGCGGGCGGCTGGACATCGTGGGCCTCGGGCCGGGCGGGCCGGCGACGCGCACGTCACAGGCGGCCGAGGCCGTCGCGCGAGCCGAGGTCGTCGTCGGCTACGGCGCGTACGTCGACCAGTGCGCCGACCTGCTGCGCGACGGCCAGGAGGTCGTGCGCGGGCGGATGGGCGAGGAGGAGGCGCGGGCCGACGAGGCGCTCGAGCGCGCCCGGGGCGGAGCGCGCGTGGCGCTCGTGTCCAGCGGCGACGCGGGCGTCTACGGCATGGCGGCGCGGACGCTCGCGCGGGCGGCCGAGCTGGACGTCGAGGTCCACGTCGTCCCGGGCATGACCGCCGCGCAGGCCGCGGCCGCGCTGCTCGGCGCGCCGCTGGCCGACGACTTCGCGGTGCTCTCGCTCAGCGACATCCGCACGCCGTGGGAGACCGTCGAGCGCCGGCTCGCCGCGGTGGCCGTGTCCGGCCTCGCGCTCTGCCTCTACAACCCGCGCTCCAAGGCCCGCACCTGGCAGCTGGACCGCGTGCTCGAGCTGCTGCGCGACGCGCGCGGTGGGTCGGCTCCCGTCGCGGTCGTGACGGACGCCGCGCGCGAGGGCGAGGCGGTCGTGCGCACCACGCTCGCCGACCTCGACCCCGAGGCCGTGACGATGCGCTCGCTGCTCATCGTCGGCGGAGAGACCGCGCAGGA
The DNA window shown above is from Conexibacter sp. SYSU D00693 and carries:
- a CDS encoding cobyric acid synthase, whose translation is MSGALLVAGTHSDAGKSLVTAGICRWLTRRGVSVAPFKAQNMALNSAVTRGGAEIGRAQAMQAAAAGIEPEAAMNPVLLKPSGTRHSQVVLNGKPYADADARSYQELKLGLRAPVLAALADLRSRFDVVVCEGAGSPAEINLRAGDLANMGLARAADLPVLLVGDIDRGGVFASLYGTLALLEPADQALVSGFLINKFRGDASILAPGLDQIRALTGRETLGVLPFREGLWLDVEDSLALDAPRPEAKPAAGTDTLEVAVVRLRWMSNFTDVDALASEPGVRVRFTRSASDVARADLVVLPGTKATVEDLERLRADGLDAALARRVAAGDPVLGVCGGFQMLGEQIDDEVESRAGVVAGLGLLPVRTTFAADKLLRHVAGTAFGAPATGYEIRHGRPERHGADPLIDDGSSAGEGCAAGVVLGTSWHGLLEGDAVRRAILQWVAAHRGRDWAPGDEPFAAVRERHLDVLGDLVEEHCDTDALLALLRDGAPSDLPVLAPGGAACSPS
- the cobN gene encoding cobaltochelatase subunit CobN, which translates into the protein MLAFLTTADTEVLAAAHAVAELPDDFPRVRCANPYGVEDVEPFLDDVLQDARVVVVRLLGGRRAWPEGVAALRARAQRDGLALVLLAGEAEPDAELAELSTVPAGAVAQAFAYLRHGGVENTAQLLRFLADSFLLRGDGFEEPRELPDLGVYVPGRGDVALDDAVAAFDPAKPTVGIVFYRSHRVTGNTAFVDALAREVEAAGANALCAWSYSLRPDAEGRVPVLEQLRGRVDALVTTVLASGGAHAGDAEDWQAEALEALDVPVLQALCATTSRARWEESDMGLTPLDAAMQVAIPEFDGRIIGVPVSFKEPLEEGGASPVGTPVLHYRPDLERCGRMARLAVRHARLGKTAPGEAKVAIVLSSFPTKHARIGNAVGLDTPASALALLDALRDAGYVVEHDFADGDALIHALIAAGGHDQEFLTDEQLQTSTARLPAADYARWFQTLPEELRTSITETWGPPPGEWYLDDGDFVVAGLRLGNVFVAIQPPRGFGEDPVAIYHDPDLAPAHHYLAAYRWLDEVFGADAIVHLGKHGTLEWLPGKGLGLSNASAPDACLGDTPLFYPFVVNDPGEGVQAKRRAHAVVVDHLVPPMMRAETYDELAQMEQLLDDFGRAEALDPAKLPTLATRIWTLLHEAELHRDLGIEAAEQPELEEFGELIEHLDGYLCEIADIQVRDGLHVLGRVPEGEQFRGLLAAILRLGAPGSVPGLRRAIGGAFGLDEPALLADAAATPADLPPALFARFPGPDRTNADLVDRLEDAQRALLLALEATGWDADAATRLCADVLGHEDEGVVAALRFGAADVVPRLRGTSGELDALVGGLRGRHVPAGPSGSPTRGRIDVLPTGRNFYGVDPKALPSDLAYDTGTRLADALLAREVADRGEHPETVGIVVWGTAAMRTAGDDAGEILALLGVRPTWHQETRRITGLEPIALEELGRPRIDVTVRISGFFRDAFPGLVHLLDDAVTLVAGLDEPVEQNFVRKHALEDRERLLAELGSEEAAWRRATTRVFGTPPGSYGAGLLQLIDVRNWRDDGDLAAVYEAWGGHAYGRGLDGVEARSAMREQFARIDVAVKNVDTREHDLLDSGDYFAEHGGMVAYVRHLSGEQPRAMIGDSADPERVHARTLAEESRRVFRARVANPRWIASMIRHGYKGAFELAATVDYLFGYDATTGVVEDWMYEALSEKYVLDPDVQEFMKRSNPWALRAITERLLEAADRGLWEQPGDGTIDALKETFLSVEDDLEEAATP